A window of Nomascus leucogenys isolate Asia chromosome X, Asia_NLE_v1, whole genome shotgun sequence contains these coding sequences:
- the LOC105738074 gene encoding ferritin heavy chain-like: MATTPVLQVRQNYHPNCEAAVNNHVNLEFHASYVYLSMAFYFDRDNAALEPFSRYFLRQLHKKREHVQELMRLQNQHGGCICFHDIRKPEHQDWESRLKAMECTFHLEKSVNQSLLELHQLAMEKGDPQLCDFLESHFLNQQVKAIKELGDYLSNLCKTWAPEAGLAEYLFDKLTLGSSEEDT, translated from the coding sequence ATGGCCACCACCCCAGTGTTGCAGGTGCGTCAGAATTACCACCCCAACTGCGAGGCCGCTGTCAACAACCACGTCAACCTGGAGTTCCACGCCTCCTACGTGTACCTCTCCATGGCCTTCTACTTCGACCGGGACAATGCGGCCCTGGAGCCCTTTAGCCGCTACTTCCTGCGCCAGTTGCACAAGAAGAGGGAGCACGTCCAGGAGCTAATGAGGCTGCAGAACCAGCACGGTGGCTGCATCTGCTTTCACGACATCAGGAAACCAGAGCATCAAGACTGGGAGAGCAGGCTCAAGGCCATGGAGTGCACCTTCCACCTGGAGAAGAGTGTCAACCAGAGCCTCCTGGAGCTGCACCAGCTGGCCATGGAGAAAGGTGACCCCCAGCTATGCGACTTCCTGGAGAGCCACTTCCTGAACCAGCAGGTCAAGGCCATCAAAGAGCTAGGTGACTACCTGAGCAACCTGTGCAAGACGTGGGCCCCAGAAGCAGGCCTGGCAGAGTACCTGTTTGACAAGCTCACCCTGGGCAGCAGCGAGGAAGACACCTGA